A genomic region of Miscanthus floridulus cultivar M001 chromosome 3, ASM1932011v1, whole genome shotgun sequence contains the following coding sequences:
- the LOC136543201 gene encoding uncharacterized protein has product MAPPLIVPTQVYISSGGISSSEFVQLPDASCPVVSAELGFRDLLVPNIWDCRNGLVLFEFGGETCHRAGLPVRFLLMYPNMDKAMRGPPPRAPRRRCAPRRPAPGRFNRLSWSRPGAVEGDSFALGLLAGGLSDGSVAVWNPLSMISSEGKAEDAMVARLEKHTGPVCGLEFSELTPNRLGSGAEHGELCIWDLKNPVEPIVYPPYSRYLQFCTELIVIQED; this is encoded by the exons ATGGCACCTCCACTCATCGTGCCTACTCAGGTCTACATCTCTAGTGGAGGCATCTCTAGCTCGGAGTTCGTCCAGCTTCCTGATGCCTCTTGCCCGGTGGTGAGTGCTGAATTGGGTTTCAGGGACTTGCTGGTGCCAAACATTTGGGACTGTAGAAACGGCTTGGTCCTCTTCGAGTTCGGCGGTGAGACCTGCCACCGCGCTGGTCTCCCTGTGCGCTTCCTACTGATGTACCCTAACATGGACAAGGCCATG CGCGGCCCGCCGCCCCGCGCGCCCCGCCGCCGCTGCGCGCCGCGCCGCCCCGCGCCTGGCCGCTTCAACCGCCTCTCCTGGTCGCGCCCGGGCGCCGTCGAGGGCGACTCCTTCGCGCTCGGACTCCTCGCCGGTGGCCTCAGCGATGGCTCCGTCGCCGTGTGGAACCCGCTGAGCATGATCAG CTCCGAGGGGAAAGCGGAGGACGCCATGGTCGCGCGTCTGGAGAAGCACACCGGGCCT GTTTGTGGACTGGAGTTCAGTGAGCTCACGCCGAATAGGCTCGGTTCTGGGGCTGAGCACGGGGAGCTTTGCATCTGGGATCTCAAGAACCCTGTTGAGCCAATTGTGTACCCACCGTACTCAAGGTACTTGCAGTTTTGTACAGAGCTTATTGTCATACAAGAGGATTAA